In the Sphingobacterium sp. PCS056 genome, GATAGAAGCGATTTTACCAACCAGACCAAGTACGAAACCAAAAATACCATAAGTCAGTATTCTTCCAACTTGATAGAATAGTTTATTTAGAGCTATTTTCCAAGTCAATTCTTGACTACCTTGTATCGCAAGAAGTAAAGGTCCGCACATGACAGCGCAATGAATGCTTCCAAATAGACCCATAAAAAACGCAAAATACAGATAGCTCATCTTACAAATGCAATTGTTGATCTGTTAAAAAATCCAATCCACCACTCTTCCAGACGATTTCCAAATTCCAAGTCCCTTTTTTCAAACTCGAAATCGGTAATTGGTATAAGGTAGAATTGGTCTCAAAGGGTAATTGTAAATCAATACTACTATCAGAAGGTCGCTTAAAGATTAAGTTTCCTTTATTTGCTGCATGGACAAATTCAATATACAAGGTATCCTGACTGATTTTTACAATAGGTTTAGCCCGATGCGTAACCACATTTTCTTTTTTATTATAAACTTGATCATAGTTTAAACCCTGCTCATAATAATCCGTATCTTCTAATGTATCCGTATCATGGCTTACCATATAAATCCCAGCACTTATGATACACAACATAAATACACCTAAACTTAAAAATATTTTACCACCCCAATTCATCTGCTATTTTTCTTATTTTACAATTTCTATAAATTTACATACCAGGAGGAGCAATAAATGTCGTTTTAAGTGTCTCAACTTTTCGATCTCCAGAATAGACAGCTATTTTCACGTTCTCCTTATATTTCTCCACATCATCCTTATTAATGATTAGGAAAAAACTTAATGAGGCAGTTCCACCTTTAGCCAATGTCTTTATCGGATTTACAACCTGAATTTTTAATTTTTCATCCTCAGGAACTAATCTGAACGGCATTTCTGATGCACTCTTATTTACTAATTCGAGTGAATATAGATTACTGATAGTCTGATCATCCCGTAATTGATAGGAACTTCCCTTAGCTCTTAATAAAGTAGCACCGACATCTGAACGCATTATGATCAGCGAAACAAAAACAGAGATCAATGCCACTAATACAACCGAATACGCGATCGCTCTTGTATTACTTCTTTTAGTGACAGTTCCTTGAATTTCACCCATCGTATAAAAACCGATCAGCTTTTTAGGCTTACCAATTTTTTCCATGACAGCATCACAAGCATCCACACAAGCCGTACAGCTCACACACTCCATTTGCAAACCATTTCGAATATCAATGCCAGTAGGACACACATGAACACAAATTTGGCAATCAATGCAATCTCCCTTTACTTCCTGTATATCCTTTTTTTGTTTACCACGAGGTTCACCACGACGATGATCGTAAGCGACGGTTATACTTTGATCATCGAGCAATACACCCTGTAACCTTCCATATGGACAAATCGTGGTACAGACAATTTCCCTAATATGGGCAAATACAGCATAAAAAACAAAGGTGAATATGATAATAGCAAATAATCCTCCCAAATGCTGATCCAGCGGGTCGGTAACAATTTTATAAAGCGCATCTACTCCAATGATGTAGGATAAAAAGATATTGGATATTAAAAATGAAATCAATAGAAATATGCTATGTTTTAATATCTTTTTAAATTTCTTCTCATCAGTATTAGGACCTTCATTCAATTTTTTTTGTTGCTGCCAATCCCCTTCAATCCAATACTCAATTTTCCGAAAAATCAGCTCCATAAAAATCGTTTGAGGACAAGTCCAGCCACACCAGATACGACCAAAAACAACAGTAAATAAAACAACACAAACCATCACGATCAACATCCCAAAAACAAAAATGTGTAAATCCTGAGGATAAAAAATGCTCCCTAGAATACTGAACTTCCGTTCCAAGATGTTGAACATCAAAAATGGCTCACCTCCTATTTTTATAAAAGGAGCTGCAAATAAAAACAGTAGCAACCCATACCCGACCCATTGCCTTATCACATATAATTGTCCCGAAGGCTTCTTTGCATATATCCAGGCACGTTTTGTCTTATTATTATTCGGAGTCTCAGGAAAATTTGTCGCTACTGCTTTCATAAATATAATGTTATTGAACTTTTGTCGAATCTGTTGCTGCAGCTTTCGCATCTGCAGCTTGGTATGCTACCTCAGTTCCTTGAGGTTCCTTTGGATTTGCAGGTTTTGTATCACGGAGGGAAATAATATAACTGCTCACCTCGGCAATCTGTCCTGGAGTCAGTGTCTGTTCCCAAGGGACCATCCCCTTATCAGGAACACCATATTTAACCGTTTTAAAAATATCCTTAATTTCGCCGCCATGTAGCCAAAATTTATCCGTTAAGTTTGGACCTATACCGCCTTCTCCAGCTCCACCATGACAAGCGACACAATTGGCCTGAAAAACAGCACTACCGGCCGCTAGCTTAGTCTCATCAAAGAGCACACTGGATTCATCAATTAAATTAGCTGCCTGTGCTAAATATTCCTGCTTTGCAATTTCCGCCTTTTCCATCTCCTGAACGTACTCTTGATTCTGATTAAGTCCCCAGCCAAATACATGGTAGATCAGAATGTAAACAACTGCGAAAGTCATGGTCGAATAAAACAGCGCGTTGAACCAAATAGGTACCGGATTGTCCAATTCACTGATTCCATCATACTCGTGGTCGATAATCAAGTCTTTCTCTTCAGAAATTGGACGTAAACCCAATAATTTATTCCAAGAAGCTTTTCGCGACTCTTTTCTCTTAACTTTAGTTACTTGTTCTTCCTTTAAAACTTCCGGCATTGTGATACGCAGAATAGAACGCATGGCCTTATTCACGATCAATGCTGTAGCTAGTAAAGCAATCATGACAACAATAAGTACAACAACTAAAATATCTTGATACATATTGCCTGAGCCAATGCCCCATGCTGCCGCATTTAAAACTGTAATATTTAAAAATAAACTCATATTTATAAACTATCTGATGACTCACTTTTATTAATATCATCCTCTTGGAACGGAAGTTCCTTCATATATGAAATATGCTCTTTATTCATTCTGAATAACATAATTCCGACAATAATGAAGAATACTAGAAATATCCATAATGAAGCGATCAGATACAGTTCGCTACCATTTAAATTTGTTATCTGTTTGAACATAATCCTTTATTTTAATTGAGTTCATCAACTTTTCCAGCCACTTTGGGTTCAGCTTTAATATCTGTACCCAATCGTTGTAAATATGCAATCATGGCTATAATTTCACGATTTGGCAATACATTTACTTGATTCTTTTTCAAATCAGCAGCGATCTCCTGAGCTTGTTTATCTAAAGCTGACTGAGCTTGAGCAATCTGTTGATCTGTATAAGGAACCCCTAATTTTTTCATGGCTTCCAATTTAGCTGTCAGCAAAGAATTATCTAATTCTTGATCAATCAACCAAGGATACGTAGGCATAATGCTACCAGGAGAAGTGATCGTTGGATCTAAGAGGTGATCAAAGTGCCACTTATTTGGATATTTGCCACCGATCCGATGTAAATCTGGACCAGTACGTTTTGATCCCCATAAAAATGGATGATCATAAACATATTCACCCGCCTTACTATATTCACCGTATCGTGCAGTCTCTGAACGGAATGGACGAATCGATTGCGTATGACAGTTGACACAACCTTCACGAATATATAGATCCCTACCTTGGAGTTCCAATGCCGTATATGGTTTTACACTTGCGATAGTTGGTATGTTAGACGAAATCGTAAATGTAGGGATCATCTCCACAATACCACCGATCAAAATAGCAATCAATGCCAATACCATAAACATAACGGGTTTACGTTCCAAACGTCTATGCTTAGATTGTTCATTGGTCGTCACCGGCAACAAAGCAGGTGCTTGAGCAGGTTCATCGGCCAATAACTTACCTTGGCGCATAGTTTTTACTAAGTTGAACGTCATTAAAATAGCGCCACTCAGATATAACGCACCACCGACAGCACGCATCATATGCATAGGGATAATTTCCAATGTTGTTGCAAGGAAATTTGGATACTTCAGCACACCTTCTGGTG is a window encoding:
- a CDS encoding FixH family protein, which encodes MNWGGKIFLSLGVFMLCIISAGIYMVSHDTDTLEDTDYYEQGLNYDQVYNKKENVVTHRAKPIVKISQDTLYIEFVHAANKGNLIFKRPSDSSIDLQLPFETNSTLYQLPISSLKKGTWNLEIVWKSGGLDFLTDQQLHL
- the ccoG gene encoding cytochrome c oxidase accessory protein CcoG, with translation MKAVATNFPETPNNNKTKRAWIYAKKPSGQLYVIRQWVGYGLLLFLFAAPFIKIGGEPFLMFNILERKFSILGSIFYPQDLHIFVFGMLIVMVCVVLFTVVFGRIWCGWTCPQTIFMELIFRKIEYWIEGDWQQQKKLNEGPNTDEKKFKKILKHSIFLLISFLISNIFLSYIIGVDALYKIVTDPLDQHLGGLFAIIIFTFVFYAVFAHIREIVCTTICPYGRLQGVLLDDQSITVAYDHRRGEPRGKQKKDIQEVKGDCIDCQICVHVCPTGIDIRNGLQMECVSCTACVDACDAVMEKIGKPKKLIGFYTMGEIQGTVTKRSNTRAIAYSVVLVALISVFVSLIIMRSDVGATLLRAKGSSYQLRDDQTISNLYSLELVNKSASEMPFRLVPEDEKLKIQVVNPIKTLAKGGTASLSFFLIINKDDVEKYKENVKIAVYSGDRKVETLKTTFIAPPGM
- a CDS encoding cbb3-type cytochrome c oxidase N-terminal domain-containing protein, coding for MSLFLNITVLNAAAWGIGSGNMYQDILVVVLIVVMIALLATALIVNKAMRSILRITMPEVLKEEQVTKVKRKESRKASWNKLLGLRPISEEKDLIIDHEYDGISELDNPVPIWFNALFYSTMTFAVVYILIYHVFGWGLNQNQEYVQEMEKAEIAKQEYLAQAANLIDESSVLFDETKLAAGSAVFQANCVACHGGAGEGGIGPNLTDKFWLHGGEIKDIFKTVKYGVPDKGMVPWEQTLTPGQIAEVSSYIISLRDTKPANPKEPQGTEVAYQAADAKAAATDSTKVQ